In the genome of Cupriavidus malaysiensis, one region contains:
- a CDS encoding ABC transporter substrate-binding protein, producing MAAVGRWLAAAGLAGLACLAQAQKAYDTGASDSEIKIGNTVPYSGPASAYGTVGKAAAAYFRKVNAEGGINGRKIRFVSVDDAYSPPMTVEQTRKLVEQEQVLLIFAPLGTASNAATQKYLNMKKVPQLFVSSGAHRWGDPEHFPWTMGWNVSYLTEGHIYARHILANRPQAKIAILYQNDEFGKDMLRGFLDGLGDKGKALVVAQASYELSDPTVDSQMISLKSSGADTLVDLSTPKFAAQAIRKAAAIGWKPVHYLANVSSSVTAVLKPAGLDNAKDILSAAFVRDPSDPRWQGTREQADFAAFMKQYYPEGDASDALNVTGYSMAQTMVQVLRQAGDNLTRANIMKQAASLDMTLPMLYPGIKLKTSPTNFHPLAGMQMVRFNGSGYDPVGGVIGQ from the coding sequence GCGCGAGCGACAGCGAGATCAAGATCGGCAACACGGTGCCGTACTCGGGGCCGGCATCGGCCTACGGCACGGTGGGCAAGGCGGCCGCGGCCTACTTCCGCAAGGTCAATGCCGAGGGCGGCATCAACGGGCGCAAGATCCGCTTCGTCTCGGTCGATGACGCCTACAGCCCGCCGATGACCGTGGAGCAGACCCGCAAGCTGGTCGAGCAGGAGCAGGTGCTGCTGATCTTCGCGCCGCTGGGCACGGCCAGCAATGCCGCCACGCAGAAATACCTGAACATGAAGAAGGTGCCCCAGCTCTTCGTCAGCTCGGGCGCCCACCGCTGGGGCGATCCGGAGCATTTCCCGTGGACCATGGGCTGGAACGTCAGCTACCTGACCGAAGGCCATATCTACGCCAGGCACATCCTCGCCAACCGGCCGCAGGCGAAGATCGCGATCCTGTACCAGAACGACGAGTTCGGCAAGGACATGCTGCGCGGCTTCCTCGACGGCCTCGGCGACAAGGGCAAGGCGCTGGTGGTGGCGCAGGCCAGCTACGAGCTGAGCGATCCCACGGTGGACAGCCAGATGATCAGCCTGAAGAGCTCGGGCGCCGACACGCTGGTCGACCTGTCGACGCCGAAGTTCGCCGCGCAGGCGATCCGCAAGGCGGCCGCGATCGGCTGGAAGCCGGTGCACTACCTGGCCAATGTGTCGAGCTCCGTGACCGCGGTGCTCAAGCCGGCCGGGCTGGACAATGCCAAGGACATCCTCTCGGCCGCCTTCGTGCGCGACCCCTCCGATCCGCGCTGGCAGGGCACCCGCGAGCAGGCCGACTTCGCCGCCTTCATGAAGCAGTACTACCCGGAGGGCGACGCCAGCGACGCCTTGAACGTCACCGGCTATTCGATGGCGCAGACCATGGTGCAGGTGCTCAGGCAGGCCGGTGACAACCTGACGCGCGCCAACATCATGAAGCAGGCCGCCAGCCTGGACATGACCCTGCCGATGCTCTACCCGGGCATCAAGCTCAAGACCAGCCCGACCAATTTCCACCCGCTCGCCGGCATGCAGATGGTGCGTTTCAACGGCAGCGGCTACGACCCGGTCGGCGGCGTGATCGGGCAGTAG
- a CDS encoding acyl-CoA dehydrogenase family protein → MAIEFPRSWMNEELTMYRDTVVRFVENEMVPGDEAARQRGHVGREIWRRAGELGLLCADIPEAYGGGGGDFRHEAVFYEEMARRSLTGMAASVHSIVAHYLLNHGTEAQKQRYLPRMARGELVGAIAMTEPGAGSDLQGVRTRAERQGDGYVINGAKTFITNGYLAGLVLVVAKTDPAQKAKGMSILIVETEDRPGYQVGKVLDKIGLKAQDTSELFFDNVRVGADCLLGGEEGKGFYQLMSDLPYERLIIGVTAAAAMEGAYEATLQYTREREAFGQPIGQFQNTRFKLAEIATHVTVARAYIDRCVEDIVAGRLDTVGASMAKMWASELQNRVIDECLQLFGGYGYMNEYLIGRMYVDARIQRIYGGTSEIMKEVISRAL, encoded by the coding sequence ATGGCAATCGAGTTTCCACGCTCGTGGATGAACGAAGAACTGACGATGTACCGCGACACCGTGGTGCGTTTCGTCGAGAACGAGATGGTGCCCGGCGACGAGGCGGCGCGCCAGCGCGGCCACGTCGGCCGCGAGATCTGGCGCCGGGCCGGCGAACTGGGCCTGCTGTGCGCGGACATTCCCGAGGCCTATGGTGGCGGCGGCGGCGACTTCCGCCACGAAGCGGTGTTCTACGAGGAGATGGCGCGGCGCAGCCTGACCGGCATGGCCGCCTCGGTGCACAGCATCGTCGCGCACTACCTGCTCAACCACGGCACCGAGGCGCAGAAGCAGCGCTACCTGCCGCGCATGGCGCGCGGCGAGCTGGTCGGCGCCATCGCCATGACCGAGCCGGGGGCCGGCTCCGACCTGCAGGGCGTGCGCACGCGTGCCGAGCGGCAGGGCGACGGCTATGTGATCAACGGCGCCAAGACCTTCATCACCAACGGCTACCTGGCCGGCCTGGTGCTGGTGGTGGCCAAGACCGATCCGGCGCAGAAGGCCAAGGGCATGTCCATCCTGATCGTCGAGACCGAGGACCGTCCCGGCTACCAGGTGGGCAAGGTGCTCGACAAGATCGGCCTGAAGGCGCAGGACACCTCCGAACTGTTCTTCGACAATGTGCGCGTCGGCGCCGACTGCCTGCTGGGCGGCGAAGAGGGCAAGGGCTTCTACCAGTTGATGAGCGACCTGCCGTACGAGCGCCTGATCATCGGCGTCACCGCGGCGGCGGCGATGGAGGGGGCCTACGAGGCCACGCTGCAGTACACGCGCGAGCGCGAGGCCTTCGGCCAGCCCATCGGCCAGTTCCAGAACACGCGCTTCAAGCTGGCCGAGATCGCCACCCACGTCACGGTGGCGCGGGCCTACATCGACCGCTGCGTCGAGGACATCGTCGCCGGCCGGCTCGACACGGTGGGCGCCTCGATGGCCAAGATGTGGGCCAGCGAGCTGCAGAACCGCGTGATCGACGAATGCCTGCAGCTGTTCGGCGGCTATGGCTACATGAACGAGTACCTGATCGGCCGCATGTATGTCGACGCGCGTATCCAGCGCATCTACGGCGGCACCAGCGAGATCATGAAGGAGGTGATCTCGCGCGCGCTGTAG